NNNNNNNNNNNNNNNNNNNNNNNNNNNNNNNNNNNNNNNNNNNNNNNNNNNNNNNNNNNNNNNNNNNNNNNNNNNNNNNNNNNNNNNNNNNNAGCCAAAAACCCTACTTGACCATACTtgatgcctcggcatcgataaaaagccaaaaaccctacttgaccctacttgatgcctcggcgtcgataaaaagccaaaaaccctacttgaccctacttgatgcctcggggtcgataaaaagccaaaaacCCCAGTTCACCCTACTTGATGCCTCATCgtcgataaaaagccaaaaaaatttacttgaccctacttgatgcctcggcgtcgacaaaaagCAAAAACCACTAATTGACCCAACTTGATGCTCACAATTATCAGTTGAGCATAAACATACTTAAGATCAAATTCAACAACTGTAAATAGCTTACTAAGCTCAAAAACACCAGTTGCACAGAAACATACTTAAGATCACATTCAGCATTAGTTCAAATCCATACATAATCATAGTTGAAGATTACTACATTACATCACCATAGTTCAGAAGTACTCATAGTTAATAGAATTTAAACTAGTATCATTACAGCAAATGCCAAACCACACTCTGCAAAAGGTCAGCAAATGCCAAATGATATTGCCCATTCTTCTCTTCCACAACCACCTGCTTATCCATTTATGATGGCCTTGACCCCCTGTAGCTTCACATTGCTCTCTTCAACTGTCTTCTTGAGCTCATTAATCTGGTTCTGCAAATTCTTCCTCTCTTCGGCTAGCTTGAGCTTCATGTTCCTAATGACATTTTCTTGAGCAGCTGCTAGGTTCTTAACCATGTCATACTTCTCTTGAAGCTTGCTGGTTTCAAGATCTTTCCTTTCTACCTCTGCCGCCCTCCTTTCCTGAGCATCCAAAAGTCCATTGACATCTTCAACCAACTTATCATAGCTCTCTTGCAGCTTCTTCTTCTCTTGTGTCAAGTCATGAACAGCAAATGAATGCATCAGATTTTCCTCAACCCTGTCTCTCTTACTTTGTTCATACATAAACCATAACTTGGTTAATGCATTCTCAAGGGTGTTGGGCCAAGCTGGATCAATCCATTCAACTAATCCAAAGTTTCTACCTTCCTGAACAAAATCAGAATTAACATAAACAAATACATTAGAATGCTTCCAAGCAACACTATTTAAATACTATCCTCAAATTCAGAGCTTGAGCTTGCTAGCTGAAGAGAGGACTACTTCAACCTGTCCTCATGCTACTTAAACAATGTTGTCCTGCTCTAAAGTAAACAAAAACAATCAAATGACCTAACATGTCAGACTAAACAAGTTGCATCCTTTGTCCTGCTCTAGTAACCCATGCATATTATGTCTTAAATTATTAATAGCATGCTACACTAAACTAAGTGACCTAACTTAACAATGTTGCCAGACCATGGTTTTAAGATGCTGCCAGAGTAAACAATTGCTTCTAATCCACTTTCCTAACTTAACAATACAACTAAACTTAACAATAAACTGCAATGCCTGCCTCCACAGTAAAGATCCAGAGAAAACAAATCACAATATACCTTCTCAGCACAGCAAAGAAACCTCCTGCCAGTGTGGATTCCTTCGAAAGCAACACGCCTTTCTGCGGCCATCCCATGTTCATTGCAGAGAACAAGCAACTCCGTTTCAGGTCCCTCGAAATCGGAGTCTTCAGTGGTAGCAGGGATCTGTAGTGCATAGGAATaccctctgttggaaaaggcagtgcctaggaggcgcttaggcatgcctagtcgctaggcaatggccaaacgcctcgcctagggcataaatggaggtgtAGGCAGGGAAAGCAAGGAATTGTccacccaagcaagaaatcatgccacatactgcactgacATGTcaaacgggttatattccaatggcagtagatggtaactaacttatttatatgccctaaactaatatcaacacccacataataatcacaaatacagtacgagtaaaaactatattaccacCTAGgtcgcgcctagggcgcttaggcactgcctaggcactaggcgaaggccaaccgcctcgcttacaccTACCGCCGTTTCCAACCTTGGGAATACCAGACATTTGATCCACATGTCAGCAAACAAGCTCATTCAAAAAAAAATCCCCAAAtcacaaaccctaaccctaaaaatctgaACTTACCTTAATGATGCCGTCGTCAGAAGCTGAGCTGACGTACTCCACGGTGTGCTTGCTGCTATCGGACCCATCACTCCAGGACACCATGGCGACGCAGCGGGGCGCGGAGGCGGGTGCAGCGAGCAAGATAGAGGAGGAGTGAGCGAGGGAGCAGCGAGACAGAGTGGGGAGTGGGGGCAGCACCGACCGGTCTTTTGACCGGTGCATCAAACAGAGGCACACGGCGCCGTCAAACGCCGTCTAACGGCTGTCGGGACAGCCGACGGTGCCACGTACGCAAAAaacaggccccacctgtcataaacaaGCTTAACTGAGCCCGATCCGCCGATCAGTGCTTTCTGCAAAAAGATTACCATAGatacggtgttttttgcaaaaaaaaaaaagtattgtagtggttttcgcaaagcttgccttcaaagtggtggttttctgcaatttactcgtTTAAGATAGAGGTAGGAGTTAGAGATAGAATAGGTTTAACATGTACGACTTGCCTTCTAGTTCAAGTCTCTCTCCCTTGCAATGTATTCTATATATACCCCATATGAGGGTCGGATCAATACAACAGAAACAACACAATATTCATCCATCTCATAATTTTCTACAAAGATGAAGTCCATACAATCAGCACAGAAGATTTGGACAATATAATAACCAACTGACAGCAATCATATGGCACCGAAAATCAATTTGGACAAGATAAAAACCAACTATGCTTTTAGTGCTAAACAAATAACCATATACATAGATCATAGCGGATTTCTCACAAGCTGTAACAAAAAGTAGAGAAGCAGGAAGTTCTTCCTCTCTACTGCTAGTACAGATGGTGAAGGACCAGAGAGGAGGGAAACAGTTACAATTTTGCGTGGTTAAAACTGAAAAATTAGTGTAAGAAATCATTCTGGTATTATTCTTGGTTCAAAGTGAAATACAGTTATTACTTTCAGTTCGTATACAACAACAGTTTGACCTAATCTAAAACTGCATAATCTGAAGACATGTCATTTTTTTTCCATCACGGGCATCAAACAGATAACAAAACATGACtaaaaaacaaagaaaatggaTGGAAGAATATTACGCAGAAAGAAAATCAATTCAAGTAACCCCTTATTATTATTAATGTACACAGTTTTTAATCTCCCCTACCTAGATTTGTTATTTCTGACTTGAAGAACATTCAACCCCTGTAGTGGAAATCTATGCATCTCAATTTTGCTTGCTATCATCTGCAAAAGCCAAAAGACTGCAACTCTATTGCAGGAACGAAGGATTAGAAACATGAATTTGCTTGGACCCAAAATTCAACGATacatattcaattgcatcacacctGCCCAACTCAAGCCTCCTCGGTGAAATCTGAATATGTGACCAGAAACTATCATGTCCCGAAGATGCAAATAATTCACCTGCAAGCTAAAAAAAGTAAGTGGTTGAAAGCTGGGACAAAATATATGTCCAGTAGATAGGAAAAAAGTATGCATACAGAGATAACCATTTTATTTTTCTAAATCACCAACTTAACAGCCCAACGGGCAACGCTAGCAAATCTAGGCACACGGTTTTCTTTTGAGAAAGATACGAACACAAATCCCTTGCTTCTAGCACCAGAACATACCATAAAGCCACTGGCCTCCTCCATGTAAGATTCAGAGTCATGCGCTGCTGCCTAACAACCTtctccttgcttgatttaatggccCGTGGCCACCTCCGCCAGCCACTCTGTTAGCCTCCGCCTTGCAATTCTTCAGAGACTAAAGAGCAGAATTTTTCATTCAGAGCAAACTAAATGTGGGCTTCCAAGGTCCTCGTCTTGTCGGCGACTGGCGAGACTGCAAACCCGTCGCCACCGTCATGCTCTTGTCAGACAGACAAACAGCAGCAAGACTCGATCGAGGAAACATGCTGCCGATCACCACCCCCTGCGCCGTCCACGGAGGAGCAAAGAGGCGCCGAGCACGCTCTGCGAAATGCCTCGGTCAGCGTGGTCAAGCAGGAGACCACCTTCCCTAGTCCCTACAGCTACAGGAAGATCACCGCGGCAATGGCGTCTCCGTCCTGAGCATCCCCGGCCAAGGTTATAGTCGTGTATCCAGCGCGGCCGCGACCTGTTCGTGGGCACAACTTGGCGACTTCGGTTCGCCACGACCACCCACCTGGAAGTGCAGCGCTACTTTGAAACACTTCGTATTTGGCAATTAAACAGTTCGTAATATGCTACTCTAGTCCAACCTCGATTGCATCATACACGCAAAAAAAAAAAACGAGCATCATGATCTAAATATCTCCCAAGCAACATTGTCAGACAGTCATTAACCACTGGGTGCCTCAACACAGTtccagctactccctccatcccataatataagagcgtttttgtgtaaaaaacgctcttatattatgggatggagggagtagttttgcACAGCGGCTCTCGACAACAGGATGAAGATAAACAGGGCAGACAGACAGTTAAAATCCCAAAACAGCCCCAGCAACAACAAAGCGTACAAAATCTCCAGCGTTGCAAAACATGTCACCAAGATATCAGCATCATGTTCCAGCATTGCAAAAAAGTTATCAAGGCACAGGGGAAAACAACCACAAGTGCAAGTGGCATCACTCAAACTCTCCAGGCAATTAAGGAACAAAAGGAGACAGGCTTCTGCGGGCCACCAACATTCACTCATTCCATCACTGGTTGAGCGAAAGGCAGACACCCACTCTTGGCAGCCTCCAAACGTCATTCAGGTTCACCTCCGTGCTCACTGAAACAAACGCCTTCTCCGCTATCTTGCTCTTGACCATTGCAGTAGCTCCACCTGAGGTGTCAATGCGGGCCTTGAGGCTAGTATCAGAATCAAACTCATGATTCACTCCAACCATGCAGCGCATCCTGACGCTTGCAAAACAGTAGTCAAACATGGCTCCAACTTGGGTGGTTATCACATCTGGGCTCAGATAGCTCAAGATGGGATCAAGGTAGCTCCTCAGCCGATCAGGAACATAAGACCTCTTGGGAACGATGTCGCTCCAGATTGTTCCCGTTAGGAGTCCATGGTTATTTCTGCAAATGAACTTAAACGCTATAAACACAGTCACAAAATAAGTATAAACAACCAGGTTATGTGAGAGTTAAACAACTCACACTGTTGCACCAAATGCAGAGTGATCACGGACCACAGTCAGTCCAGCAGCATAGTTACTTAATGTAGACGTTGCTGTGTTCAATTCAAACCGGAAACCAGCAGACATAAGTCTGTTGCCCCACAGACCAGAAAAATCAACGACAGGATGAGCATCCAAGCCGATACTTGCCGTGATACCATAATATTGACCCAGGCATTCATATTCAGCTGAACAGAGAAGACTTGGTTCAGAAAAGACACGTTCAGACATTGCAAAAAAGCAAAGTAGATATTTCATTGCAAAAATGCAAAAGGTGACAGTGAAACTGACTTTGGGAGAGTTCTGCCATGGCACCGGAACGGACAGAATGCACTTAGTATCAGAAACCCAAGCATCATCAAGTGTAATCGTTGCAAGTGACTGGAAAACAAAAGCTCATCAATCCCAATCAATATATAAAGGGTCAAGTAGCAGAAAAGAGCAGAAATGCAAACAAGACTTACATTCCCGTTGAGGACAGCATTCATGTCAACTGACAAGTTCACATTCTTTAATTTGACAAAAGATCTGCTAATGATATTCTGATCGGTCACCTTGAATCCAGCAATCATACTCTGAATGAACAGAAGTTCAATAGTTATTAAGAACAAAAACAAACCTATGATGCTTATTAAGTACTTGAGCATAAAATATTAAGTTACCAATTTATCAGTAGACTCAGAGTTGAGAACCATCCCCAAACCTGCAGTGGCATAGTCCTCATACAGCACAGCTGTATATTCAGAAAATGACATGAAAAAAGAATTCAGAACAATGATGACAAAAATAGGAAATATCATAATGTCAACAACCAAAGAGGagattgacagcaatacctttgGCTCTTTTACCAATGTCTCTGAACAAACCAGTACCATTCTTCGGGGGAAATGCGACATCTATCAATTCCACAAATCAAAGAGAAACATAAATTCCTTGTCGAAGGTGAAGTCATGCTTTTAAGTTTCATTAACACAAAGACAAAAAATTACCACGAAGCAGGAGGACTGTTTTTACAAAATAAACAAACGAAGTGACCTGCTTAGCAAGGGAGCCTAAACGCATTGGCAACCCAAGAAGAGCAATTAAATTTGAAGTGCTGCGATTTAATTTCCACTGGTGGACATTCCTCATGGACATAACCAAATGATCAATGAGCAATTTCAGTTCCTGAGCACCCTCTTTTGAAACTTTGCCACTTGAGATGCCAACGTCAATGGCATATTTAACATCAGTAGCGTGAACTTCAAGCAAATTGATGATATGCACAAACTCTTCCCTGCTGTCATATGCAGACAGCCTCCCTTTTGCAGATACTTCTACAGACTGGTTAACTTCCGCCAAAGCAGTCTGCAGGTCCAGCTTAAACCTCTCAATCTCACTCCTGTGGCAAGACATAAGATACCATGTAATTTACATAAGCTACTGCCAATTATAGCTGCGAAATTGAGAGAGCACTTAGGTAATAAAGTACCTTGAGATGGAAGGGCCATCCAACACTGAGAGGGCAGCCGGGCtgtcaaagaaaagaaaaaagtaatGTTAGGGTTCCAAGAAACGGCACACATACAAATCAATGTTGAAATAATAAATAGCATGACTAACCCATAAACTAAGATCAATCATAGAAACTATAAATATCATGCAAATAATGCAAACAAAACTTTCAAAGCTGGGA
Above is a window of Triticum dicoccoides isolate Atlit2015 ecotype Zavitan chromosome 5B, WEW_v2.0, whole genome shotgun sequence DNA encoding:
- the LOC119311662 gene encoding uncharacterized protein LOC119311662, which encodes MTSKLPDADDVLPRDHPLRRLPGSVVSRVSGGFERMKEDISALFRGPVFPRPRPDPRPPHALLLSPAALSVLDGPSISRSEIERFKLDLQTALAEVNQSVEVSAKGRLSAYDSREEFVHIINLLEVHATDVKYAIDVGISSGKVSKEGAQELKLLIDHLVMSMRNVHQWKLNRSTSNLIALLGLPMRLGSLAKQVTSFVYFVKTVLLLRDVAFPPKNGTGLFRDIGKRAKAVLYEDYATAGLGMVLNSESTDKLSMIAGFKVTDQNIISRSFVKLKNVNLSVDMNAVLNGNSLATITLDDAWVSDTKCILSVPVPWQNSPKSSLFS